One Cetobacterium somerae ATCC BAA-474 genomic region harbors:
- a CDS encoding helix-turn-helix domain-containing protein: METDKKNKKYKILEPFFKKEKKLREIEKETQISYATLKRWVSQYKDSGEKGLVKKTRVDKNTFKKVNEDVMEHLKTLYKEYHALPVTKLYEKAKKTLSSYNSMISYPTFFRIINNLDENIKQNSIKSVKKDKVYEYAIIQKAIPIPFFNNKNKIFYLTIFYNKE; the protein is encoded by the coding sequence ATGGAAACAGATAAAAAAAACAAAAAATATAAGATACTTGAACCCTTTTTTAAGAAGGAGAAAAAATTAAGAGAGATAGAAAAAGAGACTCAAATCTCTTATGCCACTTTAAAAAGATGGGTAAGTCAATATAAAGATTCAGGAGAAAAAGGTCTAGTAAAAAAAACTCGAGTAGATAAAAATACTTTTAAAAAGGTAAACGAAGATGTAATGGAACATTTAAAGACTTTATATAAAGAGTATCATGCACTGCCAGTAACTAAGTTATATGAAAAAGCTAAAAAAACTCTCAGTTCCTACAATAGTATGATAAGTTATCCTACTTTCTTTAGAATAATAAATAATTTAGATGAGAATATTAAACAAAATTCGATAAAATCTGTAAAAAAAGATAAAGTATATGAATATGCTATTATACAAAAAGCTATACCGATTCCTTTTTTTAACAATAAAAATAAAATTTTTTATTTGACTATTTTTTATAATAAAGAAAA
- the ptsG gene encoding glucose-specific PTS transporter subunit IIBC, whose translation MKIFAEVQKIGKALMTPVAILPAAGIFLAAGNKLGIPLMEQAGGIIFGNLPLLFAVGAAIGLVGGDGIAALAAIVALLIMNTTMGTLTDAANGIAAGNPAFAEVLGIPTLQTGVFGGLIAGIIAAICYKKFYKTELPAFLGFFAGKRLVPIMTAVLAFLVGLAMPYIWQPVQAGLAQLSYLANETNTNISTLLFGITERALIPFGLHHIFYAPFWYQFGEYTNNAGQIVNGDQAIWFAMLKDGVHSFSSATYSGAGKFLTGKFPFMMFGLPAAALAMYHEARTENKKMAAGILFSAALTSFLTGITEPLEFSFLFVAPILYGIHCIFAGLSFMLMNMFGVRIGMTFSGGVIDYIMFGVLPGTEGFETNWPMVIVVGLGFSVVYYFGFRFFIRKFNLATPGREVGAEVDDQPKAEGSELATLVLAALGGKENVISVDACITRLRLEVKDTALVNDAELKRLGASGVLKVGQNGVQAIFGAKAQFIANDIKGL comes from the coding sequence ATGAAAATATTTGCTGAAGTTCAAAAAATCGGTAAAGCTTTGATGACACCGGTTGCGATTTTACCAGCTGCTGGTATATTCCTTGCTGCTGGAAATAAGTTAGGTATACCTTTAATGGAACAAGCTGGAGGAATAATATTTGGTAATTTACCACTTTTATTTGCCGTTGGAGCTGCTATTGGTTTAGTTGGTGGAGACGGTATTGCTGCTCTTGCTGCTATTGTTGCACTTTTAATTATGAATACTACTATGGGAACACTTACAGATGCTGCTAACGGTATTGCTGCTGGAAATCCTGCTTTCGCAGAGGTTTTAGGAATACCTACTCTTCAAACTGGAGTTTTCGGAGGACTTATTGCAGGTATTATCGCTGCTATTTGTTACAAGAAATTCTATAAAACAGAGTTACCAGCTTTCTTAGGTTTCTTTGCAGGAAAAAGATTAGTTCCTATTATGACTGCGGTTCTTGCTTTCTTAGTTGGTTTAGCTATGCCATACATTTGGCAACCTGTTCAAGCAGGACTTGCTCAATTATCTTATTTAGCTAACGAAACAAACACTAATATTTCTACATTATTATTTGGAATTACAGAAAGAGCTTTAATCCCATTTGGATTACACCATATTTTCTATGCTCCTTTCTGGTATCAATTCGGAGAGTATACAAATAATGCTGGACAAATAGTTAACGGAGACCAAGCTATTTGGTTTGCAATGTTAAAAGATGGAGTTCATTCATTCTCATCAGCTACTTACTCTGGAGCTGGTAAATTCTTAACTGGTAAATTCCCATTCATGATGTTTGGATTACCTGCTGCTGCTCTTGCAATGTATCATGAAGCAAGAACTGAAAATAAAAAAATGGCTGCTGGAATTTTATTCTCTGCTGCTCTTACTTCTTTCTTAACAGGAATAACTGAGCCTTTAGAGTTCTCTTTCTTATTCGTTGCTCCTATACTATATGGAATTCACTGTATTTTCGCTGGATTATCATTTATGTTAATGAATATGTTTGGTGTTAGAATTGGTATGACATTCTCTGGTGGAGTTATTGACTACATTATGTTTGGTGTTCTTCCTGGAACTGAAGGGTTTGAAACTAACTGGCCAATGGTTATTGTTGTAGGTTTAGGATTCTCTGTAGTTTACTACTTTGGATTCAGATTCTTTATCAGAAAATTCAACTTAGCTACTCCTGGAAGAGAAGTTGGAGCTGAAGTTGATGATCAACCTAAAGCTGAAGGTAGTGAATTAGCTACTCTAGTTCTTGCTGCTTTAGGAGGAAAAGAAAACGTTATCTCTGTTGATGCTTGTATCACTAGATTAAGACTTGAAGTTAAAGATACTGCTCTTGTAAATGATGCAGAATTAAAAAGACTTGGAGCTTCTGGGGTTTTAAAAGTTGGACAAAATGGAGTTCAAGCTATATTTGGTGCTAAAGCTCAATTTATAGCAAATGACATAAAAGGTTTATAA
- a CDS encoding Eco57I restriction-modification methylase domain-containing protein, giving the protein MEYNYKIYTPEKYASSMSKVALNKYLENNLKENILNIKVIDISCGSGNLLLAILEELLKISKEIFGEYKYSENWITGFDVDLNALKLLEKRAEALFFKYGVFGKLNLKECDSLYEKIEEKYDIVIGNPPYLGEKNHKEIFHTIKETDFGKKYYKPKMDYFYFFIDKGIDILKDSGILVYLTTNYWLKADSAEGIREKMKFEGSFFRLENYSYSIFKDAIGQHNIIFYWQKNRENLEISVNDDGIEYSIEQENIFTEEHSKIALIPPFWKENIKKIREKSNVVLGDLVNINQGIVSGADKVFVFDEYKEEFKKYLKPFYKNRDIGKYEISKKPPFWIMYLNGKSKLDDVVTNYLLDYKSKLSMRREVINNRINWWELQWARDEDIFLKPKIIVRQRCKTNNFAYTEKEFYGSADIYYLTAKTEEVNLYYILGYLNSKIFFSWFNYIGKKKGKNLEFYSTPLKESPLYYPTIQDEIRYIENLVKKQLENYSENIQDEIDNYFSKVMNIKKMSEEN; this is encoded by the coding sequence GTGGAATACAATTATAAGATATACACACCAGAAAAATATGCTAGTAGCATGAGTAAAGTAGCTTTGAATAAATATTTAGAAAATAATTTGAAAGAGAATATACTAAATATAAAAGTAATAGATATATCATGTGGCTCTGGAAATCTTTTGTTAGCAATATTAGAGGAGTTGTTAAAAATTTCAAAGGAAATTTTTGGAGAATATAAATATAGTGAAAATTGGATAACAGGATTTGATGTAGATCTAAATGCATTAAAACTATTAGAAAAAAGAGCTGAGGCTCTTTTCTTTAAATATGGGGTCTTTGGAAAACTAAACCTGAAAGAGTGTGATTCATTATATGAAAAAATAGAAGAAAAATATGATATAGTAATAGGAAATCCACCATATTTAGGAGAAAAAAATCATAAAGAAATTTTTCATACAATAAAAGAAACTGATTTTGGGAAAAAATATTATAAACCAAAAATGGATTATTTCTATTTTTTTATAGATAAAGGTATTGATATATTAAAAGATAGTGGTATTTTAGTATATTTAACTACCAATTATTGGCTAAAAGCTGATAGTGCAGAAGGGATAAGAGAAAAAATGAAGTTTGAAGGTAGTTTCTTTAGATTGGAAAACTATAGTTATTCAATATTTAAAGATGCTATTGGGCAACACAATATAATTTTTTATTGGCAGAAAAATAGAGAAAACTTAGAGATATCTGTAAATGATGATGGTATCGAGTATTCTATTGAACAAGAAAATATTTTTACAGAGGAACACAGTAAAATTGCATTAATTCCCCCTTTTTGGAAAGAAAATATAAAGAAAATTAGAGAGAAAAGTAATGTTGTTTTAGGAGATCTTGTAAATATTAATCAGGGAATAGTGAGTGGAGCTGATAAAGTTTTTGTTTTTGATGAATACAAAGAGGAGTTCAAAAAATATTTAAAACCATTTTATAAAAATAGAGATATAGGTAAATATGAAATATCAAAAAAACCACCATTTTGGATTATGTATTTAAATGGCAAGTCTAAATTAGATGATGTAGTTACAAATTATTTATTGGATTATAAGAGTAAACTATCTATGCGAAGAGAGGTTATAAATAATAGGATAAATTGGTGGGAGTTACAATGGGCTAGAGATGAAGATATTTTTTTAAAACCTAAAATTATAGTTAGGCAAAGATGTAAAACTAATAACTTCGCTTATACAGAAAAAGAGTTCTATGGAAGTGCAGATATATATTATTTAACTGCGAAAACAGAAGAAGTTAATTTATACTATATTTTAGGTTATTTAAATTCTAAAATTTTCTTTTCGTGGTTTAATTATATAGGAAAGAAAAAAGGAAAGAATTTAGAGTTTTATTCAACTCCTTTAAAAGAATCTCCACTATATTATCCAACTATTCAAGATGAAATAAGATATATTGAAAATCTTGTAAAAAAACAACTTGAAAATTATAGTGAAAATATTCAAGATGAAATTGATAATTATTTTAGTAAGGTAATGAATATAAAAAAAATGAGTGAAGAGAATTAA